From Erwinia pyri, a single genomic window includes:
- the galF gene encoding UTP--glucose-1-phosphate uridylyltransferase GalF — MTKLKAVIPVAGLGMHMLPATKAIPKEMLPVVDKPMIQYIIDECVAAGIKEIVLVTHASKNAVENHFDTSYELEALLEARVKRSLLSEVQSICPPGVTIMNVRQPQPLGLANSILCARPMLHDEAFVVLLPDVLLDDSTADPLRYNLAAMVARFEETQRSQVLVHHMPEADLSEYSVVKTQETMDNPGQISQILDFVEKPENPQTLDSDLAAVGRYVLSADIWAELENLEPGAWGRYQLTDAIANLAKKQPVDAHQLSGTSFDCGRKLGYMKAFVSWGLRNNAQGREFREEIQKILAK, encoded by the coding sequence ATGACCAAGCTTAAAGCAGTTATCCCCGTTGCGGGTCTGGGTATGCATATGCTCCCTGCTACAAAAGCCATTCCTAAAGAGATGCTGCCCGTTGTCGACAAGCCAATGATTCAGTACATCATTGATGAGTGTGTGGCAGCCGGCATCAAGGAAATTGTTCTGGTCACCCACGCGTCCAAGAATGCGGTTGAAAACCATTTTGACACCTCCTATGAACTGGAAGCCTTGCTGGAAGCGCGCGTTAAGCGTTCGCTGCTGAGCGAAGTTCAGTCTATCTGCCCGCCAGGCGTGACAATCATGAATGTGCGTCAGCCTCAGCCGCTGGGCCTGGCTAACTCTATTCTTTGCGCACGCCCCATGCTGCATGACGAAGCGTTTGTGGTGCTGCTGCCAGACGTCCTGCTGGATGATTCTACTGCCGATCCGCTGCGTTATAACCTTGCGGCGATGGTTGCCCGCTTTGAAGAGACGCAGCGCAGCCAGGTTCTGGTTCACCACATGCCAGAAGCTGACCTTTCTGAGTACTCCGTCGTGAAAACTCAGGAGACGATGGATAACCCGGGTCAGATCAGCCAGATTCTGGACTTCGTCGAAAAACCGGAAAATCCACAGACGCTGGATTCCGACCTGGCTGCCGTTGGCCGCTATGTTCTCTCTGCGGATATCTGGGCCGAGCTGGAAAATCTTGAGCCAGGTGCCTGGGGTCGTTACCAGTTGACTGATGCCATTGCGAACCTTGCCAAAAAACAGCCTGTTGATGCGCATCAATTGTCTGGCACCAGCTTCGACTGCGGTCGTAAACTCGGCTACATGAAAGCCTTCGTCTCCTGGGGCCTGAGAAACAATGCGCAGGGACGTGAGTTCCGCGAAGAAATTCAAAAGATCCTCGCTAAATAA
- a CDS encoding glycosyltransferase family 2 protein: MKDIFFSIVIPAYNASESIVTTLDCVAAQTYQHFEVIIIDDKSADAAQLAAVVQSEKYSQLKINLVLSQEKLNGSGARNKGIELATGDYISFLDADDEWHKDKLLESVRLIEKLEAEGKQKFIIFSQVNIIQDGAFLKVMPMQPVARNETVAEYLFGCYGFIQTSTLVMKREYAQDIKFDPKYIRHQDYDFCIRADKKGYEFVMIEQPLANYHLITKFGSKHKGESVKYSFFWLDAMKPWLTQRDINTYKAYKLPLRYKMDGKSFQASVSFARYFFLTNKDNRTYFINRLKDKVRERLAGK; encoded by the coding sequence ATGAAGGATATTTTCTTTTCAATCGTCATTCCTGCATATAATGCATCCGAATCCATCGTAACCACATTAGATTGTGTGGCTGCGCAGACGTATCAACATTTTGAAGTCATCATTATTGATGACAAATCAGCGGATGCTGCGCAGCTGGCCGCCGTGGTGCAGTCTGAAAAGTACAGCCAGCTGAAGATTAATCTGGTGCTTTCTCAGGAAAAGCTCAACGGTTCCGGCGCCCGCAATAAAGGGATTGAGCTGGCAACGGGCGACTATATCAGCTTCCTGGATGCCGATGACGAATGGCATAAAGACAAGCTGCTGGAATCAGTCAGGCTGATTGAAAAACTGGAAGCCGAAGGCAAACAGAAATTCATTATCTTCAGCCAGGTTAATATCATTCAGGATGGCGCGTTCCTGAAAGTGATGCCGATGCAGCCTGTAGCCCGTAATGAAACCGTGGCGGAATACCTGTTCGGTTGCTACGGCTTTATCCAGACCAGTACGCTGGTGATGAAACGTGAGTATGCGCAGGACATCAAGTTCGATCCAAAATATATTCGCCATCAGGATTATGACTTCTGCATTCGTGCCGACAAAAAAGGCTACGAATTTGTCATGATTGAACAGCCGCTGGCCAATTATCATCTGATCACCAAGTTCGGTTCCAAGCACAAGGGCGAGTCTGTGAAGTACTCATTCTTCTGGCTTGACGCCATGAAGCCCTGGCTTACCCAGCGTGATATCAACACCTATAAAGCTTATAAATTACCGTTAAGATACAAAATGGATGGAAAATCTTTCCAGGCGAGCGTCAGCTTTGCGCGCTATTTCTTCTTAACGAATAAAGATAACCGCACCTACTTTATCAATCGTCTTAAGGATAAGGTCAGGGAGCGCTTGGCTGGGAAATAG
- the wcaK gene encoding colanic acid biosynthesis pyruvyl transferase WcaK, whose product MKILLVGNHTCGNRGDGAILRGLIDSLNLARNDLEIDVISRYPTSSGYLLQQEIMPDELFLETKKGKNSLTDKVKRRLMPKIMMAHISGKGIYKSFAVPEYLQKFTNKLKQYDAIIQVGGSFFVDLYGPLQFEHALCALLAKKPIYMVGHSVGPFQKERFNEIANFVFARVNSLVLRESVSLEMMKQGNITTQKVVKGADTAFLVRARAVEEPSHNLLHWQQLIASTKTIAITVRELAPFDKRLGVTQQEYEMAFGKVINAMIDRGYQVVALSTCTGIDSYNKDDRMVAMTLRDHVVQKDKYHVIMDEFNDLELGILLGQSHLTIGTRLHSAIISMNFGTPAVAINYEHKSLGVMNQLGLPEMATDVKSLMDGSIITKVNGILDNYDVVKQQVDSAVAQERILGNSITEDVVKILG is encoded by the coding sequence ATGAAGATCTTATTAGTTGGCAATCATACGTGTGGTAATCGTGGTGATGGCGCTATTTTACGTGGGCTCATTGATTCGCTTAACCTCGCAAGGAACGATCTGGAAATTGATGTCATCAGCCGCTATCCAACCAGCTCAGGCTATCTGCTGCAGCAGGAGATTATGCCGGATGAGCTCTTTCTGGAGACCAAAAAGGGCAAGAATTCGCTGACCGACAAGGTTAAGCGCCGACTGATGCCAAAAATTATGATGGCGCATATCAGCGGTAAAGGGATCTATAAATCTTTCGCAGTGCCTGAGTACCTGCAAAAGTTTACCAACAAGCTAAAACAGTATGACGCCATTATTCAGGTTGGAGGTTCATTCTTCGTTGATCTCTATGGCCCGTTGCAGTTTGAGCACGCGCTCTGTGCACTGCTGGCGAAAAAGCCTATCTATATGGTGGGCCACAGCGTTGGGCCATTCCAGAAAGAGAGATTCAACGAAATTGCTAACTTTGTCTTCGCCCGCGTCAACAGCCTGGTGCTGCGTGAAAGCGTCAGTCTGGAAATGATGAAGCAGGGCAACATCACCACCCAAAAAGTGGTCAAGGGTGCGGATACCGCCTTCCTTGTGCGCGCCCGTGCCGTGGAAGAGCCAAGCCATAACCTGCTGCACTGGCAGCAACTGATCGCCTCAACAAAAACCATCGCCATTACCGTGCGGGAACTGGCCCCTTTCGACAAGCGTCTTGGGGTTACGCAGCAGGAGTATGAGATGGCGTTTGGTAAGGTGATCAACGCAATGATCGACAGAGGTTATCAGGTCGTGGCATTGTCTACCTGTACCGGGATCGACAGCTATAACAAAGATGACCGTATGGTGGCGATGACGCTGCGCGACCATGTGGTTCAGAAAGATAAGTATCATGTCATCATGGATGAGTTTAATGACCTTGAACTGGGTATCCTTTTAGGACAAAGCCATTTAACAATCGGCACTCGTCTGCACTCTGCAATCATCTCCATGAACTTCGGTACCCCCGCCGTGGCGATTAACTATGAACACAAATCGCTTGGCGTGATGAACCAACTCGGCCTGCCAGAGATGGCAACCGACGTGAAAAGCCTGATGGATGGCAGCATCATCACTAAAGTTAATGGCATTCTCGACAATTATGATGTGGTCAAACAGCAGGTTGATAGCGCGGTAGCGCAGGAAAGGATTCTGGGGAACAGCATCACCGAAGATGTCGTCAAGATTTTAGGGTGA
- a CDS encoding lipopolysaccharide biosynthesis protein: MSSLKNQAVWLFGGTCFAAVLQVVQLGVLARKLEAHELGILAIINAILAVAMVLQDMGMSSYIVHRQNITRKEQSTIYWVNVLLSLLTGLLLIAIAWPIAYFYHLPQLTGLIMLTSLNFLVLGSLSQYQAHFIKAKKMVLLAKIEMVTKFLAFALTVALLYLSPLNVSAVILGLFANAAMRILCMIWFGDKSWRPTFEFDKTTFFSSMKYGVYQLGSQTINQLRTQADSLIVGKVMGAEMLGIYSLAKELVLQPLKLVTPVINRLALPRFAEKQHEPAQLQKLFLKGTLAIMLFSSLMYLAIGILSPVIVRVLYGASHEAVGHLIPLMLLFGMLRPMGGLTGAISQANGRTNVEFYWNVVASIIVVLVLATTWIYPNVWYVALTLSISQVLISAFAHPFFIKPVIGIPFLPYARQWVSVSVVFVGIMGLVSYYNLFVMPEWFAGWL; the protein is encoded by the coding sequence GTGAGTAGCTTAAAAAATCAGGCCGTATGGCTGTTCGGTGGCACCTGTTTTGCTGCGGTGCTGCAGGTTGTGCAGCTGGGCGTGCTGGCACGCAAGCTTGAAGCGCATGAGCTGGGGATCCTCGCCATCATCAATGCCATCCTGGCGGTGGCAATGGTGCTGCAGGATATGGGGATGAGCAGCTACATCGTGCATCGCCAGAACATTACCCGCAAAGAGCAAAGTACCATTTACTGGGTGAACGTGCTGCTCAGCCTGCTGACCGGGCTGCTGCTGATCGCCATCGCCTGGCCAATTGCTTATTTTTATCATCTTCCGCAACTCACCGGGCTGATCATGCTGACCAGCCTTAATTTCCTGGTGCTGGGGTCGCTGTCGCAATATCAGGCCCATTTTATTAAAGCCAAAAAAATGGTGCTGCTGGCAAAAATAGAGATGGTGACCAAGTTTCTGGCTTTTGCCTTAACGGTCGCGCTGCTCTATTTATCGCCTCTTAATGTTTCAGCCGTTATTTTAGGTTTATTTGCCAATGCCGCGATGCGTATTTTATGCATGATTTGGTTTGGCGATAAATCCTGGCGGCCGACCTTTGAGTTTGATAAAACGACTTTCTTCAGCTCAATGAAATATGGTGTTTATCAGCTCGGTTCGCAGACGATTAATCAGCTAAGAACGCAGGCAGATTCCCTGATTGTAGGGAAAGTGATGGGCGCGGAGATGCTGGGTATCTACTCGCTGGCGAAAGAGCTGGTGTTGCAGCCGCTTAAGCTGGTTACGCCGGTTATCAACCGTCTGGCATTGCCGCGTTTTGCCGAGAAGCAGCATGAACCTGCGCAGCTGCAGAAGCTGTTCCTGAAAGGGACGTTAGCGATCATGCTGTTCAGCAGCCTGATGTACCTGGCCATTGGTATTCTCTCGCCGGTGATTGTGCGCGTACTTTACGGCGCGTCACATGAAGCGGTAGGGCATCTTATCCCACTGATGCTGCTGTTCGGCATGTTACGCCCGATGGGCGGACTGACGGGCGCTATCTCTCAGGCCAACGGCCGTACTAACGTGGAGTTCTACTGGAATGTGGTGGCGAGTATCATTGTGGTACTGGTGCTGGCAACAACCTGGATCTACCCCAACGTCTGGTATGTGGCGCTTACGCTGTCGATCTCGCAGGTGCTGATCTCAGCCTTTGCGCATCCGTTCTTCATTAAGCCCGTCATTGGCATTCCGTTCCTGCCTTATGCACGACAATGGGTATCGGTATCCGTGGTGTTTGTGGGCATTATGGGACTGGTGAGTTATTACAACCTGTTTGTGATGCCGGAATGGTTTGCTGGCTGGCTTTAA
- a CDS encoding phage tailspike protein, translating to MKRRELITAFSSILAALSVSSFSSQAAEKKASVSLKDVPAGDVPKQDVPILTPENLYTMPDRFWKNFNGKLYIGKAGTDPTQAGNLIDVFLKNASGKLSKIEQPIALNQGNFQQFIDDNAALLADPVHSMAVVDESGKQLFNIPDVTRPGANSFSKRLSQPAGYQLIGEIPSVEELRKTRPLFSGAKVKLSSWHEGLEEGGGEFVGTLEAGKDDGGVIFAGDGFHWRRVVEDFNRLTLFDFGAIDDGKTDAAPAVEAMYNWSQNADLQICVQFPAGTFFVSGCDFSKEQTRFFRVSGAMVNFGYFPATTIVSDGKSDFIFKVNTRWVEVSNLIVNGRTDTQPNKQGFFLNKCEGGQFFRGASLRFVRMGGTSLSLMDTLDCKIDQWYASRCTGDVIKSVWSNLPKGKWDHSTAIELSNFNAQYCTEGMVLNLERCGQSIIHNGWIEHSEHPGNISNGQWIVDALSLEGCKNPLIAHNSRLNMRQTNLQSGSWIDNAQDGKAWLSAFERGSTRVESYGVAVDGSMKYNYLTSRYRIINNTNQEKWYELGNIFTPDVGDNWEIEIFGQSSFSNGTDKAVLNEVIDGRTTGGKAIISLQRKTHKFEASWHAEGASPIVDVMYTTPYDTDTRVFVKLAGWLASAGVLMKSTAKDRFMTGKCARFDSKMDFAKAPTGENAHRALQRFTLHNGKAGIGANEQGDLLLESRLLKTEEVNTAQPIGYVSMVVNGKQVAMPYFALKE from the coding sequence ATGAAAAGAAGAGAACTGATTACCGCCTTCTCATCGATTCTTGCAGCCCTTTCTGTGAGCTCGTTTTCCAGCCAGGCTGCCGAAAAAAAGGCCTCCGTCTCCCTTAAAGATGTGCCGGCTGGCGATGTACCAAAACAGGATGTGCCGATCCTGACGCCGGAAAATCTCTACACCATGCCGGACCGTTTCTGGAAAAACTTCAACGGCAAGCTCTACATTGGTAAAGCGGGTACAGATCCAACCCAGGCTGGCAATTTAATTGATGTTTTCCTGAAAAACGCCAGCGGAAAACTGTCGAAAATTGAACAGCCCATTGCGCTTAACCAGGGCAATTTTCAACAGTTTATAGATGACAATGCGGCTCTGCTTGCCGATCCTGTCCACTCGATGGCGGTGGTCGATGAGAGCGGTAAACAGCTGTTTAACATTCCTGACGTCACGCGCCCTGGCGCAAACAGCTTCAGCAAGCGTCTTTCACAGCCTGCGGGTTATCAGCTGATTGGTGAGATCCCATCCGTTGAGGAGCTGCGTAAAACTCGCCCGCTCTTCTCCGGCGCGAAAGTGAAGCTCAGCAGCTGGCACGAAGGGCTGGAAGAGGGCGGCGGGGAGTTTGTCGGCACCCTGGAAGCGGGCAAGGATGACGGCGGCGTGATCTTCGCCGGTGACGGCTTTCACTGGCGCCGCGTTGTGGAAGATTTCAACCGACTGACGCTGTTCGATTTCGGTGCCATTGATGATGGCAAAACCGATGCCGCCCCGGCCGTAGAAGCGATGTACAACTGGTCGCAGAATGCCGATCTGCAGATCTGCGTTCAGTTCCCGGCGGGCACCTTTTTTGTCAGCGGCTGCGATTTCTCCAAAGAGCAGACGCGCTTTTTCCGCGTATCGGGCGCAATGGTTAACTTTGGCTATTTCCCGGCAACCACTATCGTTTCCGATGGCAAGTCAGACTTTATCTTTAAGGTGAACACCCGCTGGGTGGAAGTCAGTAACCTGATTGTGAACGGGCGTACCGATACCCAACCTAACAAGCAGGGCTTCTTCCTCAATAAATGTGAGGGCGGTCAGTTCTTCCGCGGCGCTTCGCTGCGCTTTGTGCGCATGGGCGGCACCTCGCTGAGCCTGATGGATACGCTGGATTGTAAAATTGACCAGTGGTATGCCTCCCGCTGTACTGGCGACGTGATCAAATCCGTATGGTCAAACCTGCCGAAAGGCAAATGGGACCACAGCACGGCGATCGAACTCTCCAACTTCAACGCGCAGTACTGTACCGAAGGGATGGTGCTTAACCTTGAACGTTGCGGGCAATCCATTATCCACAACGGCTGGATTGAACATTCCGAGCATCCGGGGAACATCTCCAACGGTCAGTGGATCGTCGATGCACTGAGCCTGGAAGGGTGTAAGAACCCGCTGATTGCGCACAACAGCCGGCTTAACATGCGGCAGACTAACTTACAGTCCGGTAGCTGGATCGATAACGCTCAGGATGGTAAAGCGTGGCTGAGCGCCTTCGAGCGCGGCTCAACACGTGTAGAGTCTTACGGTGTGGCGGTTGATGGCAGCATGAAATACAACTACCTCACCTCCCGTTACCGCATCATCAATAATACCAATCAGGAAAAATGGTACGAGCTGGGTAATATCTTTACCCCAGACGTGGGCGATAACTGGGAAATCGAAATCTTCGGGCAATCCTCATTCAGCAACGGCACCGATAAAGCGGTACTGAATGAAGTGATTGATGGCCGCACTACCGGCGGTAAAGCGATCATCAGCCTGCAGCGTAAAACGCATAAGTTTGAAGCGAGCTGGCACGCTGAAGGCGCCAGCCCGATTGTCGATGTGATGTACACCACGCCGTACGACACCGATACACGCGTGTTCGTAAAATTAGCCGGATGGCTGGCTTCAGCAGGCGTGCTGATGAAGTCCACGGCGAAAGACCGCTTTATGACCGGAAAATGTGCGCGTTTCGACAGCAAGATGGATTTTGCTAAAGCCCCAACGGGTGAGAATGCGCACCGTGCGCTGCAACGCTTTACGCTGCATAACGGCAAAGCCGGTATCGGTGCAAATGAGCAGGGCGATCTGTTACTGGAGTCGCGCCTGCTGAAGACAGAAGAAGTGAACACGGCTCAACCCATTGGGTATGTGTCGATGGTAGTGAATGGCAAACAGGTCGCCATGCCCTATTTTGCCCTTAAAGAATAA
- a CDS encoding glycosyltransferase family 4 protein: MKKIVLVIKDAYSYAGTENICNFMSECLGDEHEVVIYSLEGSGETFYPFTKVKEIVSFAGEKNPIRSAVKRINQQHFDTVFLISMGRLSVMFAFYNLLAMKKKTAKTYACEHIAINSFSKPIKFLKYLMLRYYDRVIVLTDKDDSVFTQWGIPSKTIPNPVVFKNYQRTVRHRQALAVGRLDHQKGFDLLLDVWQGFIAKNPDWKLVIAGDGELKEALIAQAKTLNISDSVAFVGRVSNINDYYRDSDMALMTSRYEGLPLVLLEAKSWSLPVVAYDCPTGPQEIINQNEDGFLVPMNDRATFIEKMNQLAHNDELFYAMSEKTKTTSLKFDGKVIKESWLSLV, encoded by the coding sequence ATGAAAAAAATAGTGCTGGTGATTAAAGACGCCTACTCCTATGCCGGAACCGAAAACATTTGTAACTTCATGTCTGAATGCCTGGGCGACGAACATGAAGTGGTGATCTACTCGCTGGAAGGCTCAGGTGAGACATTCTATCCCTTTACCAAAGTGAAAGAGATCGTCAGTTTTGCCGGTGAAAAAAATCCTATCCGCAGTGCGGTGAAGCGCATTAACCAGCAGCATTTTGATACGGTCTTCCTGATCAGCATGGGACGGCTGAGCGTGATGTTTGCCTTCTATAACCTGCTGGCGATGAAAAAGAAAACGGCAAAAACCTACGCCTGCGAACACATCGCCATCAACTCATTCAGTAAGCCTATTAAATTCCTCAAATATCTCATGCTGCGTTATTACGATCGTGTCATCGTACTGACCGATAAAGATGACAGTGTCTTTACGCAGTGGGGGATCCCTAGCAAGACCATCCCTAATCCCGTGGTATTCAAAAATTATCAGCGCACCGTGCGTCATCGCCAGGCGCTGGCCGTGGGTCGTCTTGACCACCAGAAGGGATTCGATCTGCTGCTCGATGTCTGGCAGGGCTTTATTGCTAAAAATCCTGACTGGAAGCTGGTGATTGCCGGGGATGGCGAGTTAAAAGAGGCACTGATTGCGCAGGCAAAAACGCTGAATATCAGTGACAGCGTGGCGTTTGTTGGCAGGGTATCCAATATTAACGACTACTACCGTGACAGCGATATGGCGCTGATGACCTCGCGCTACGAAGGACTTCCGCTGGTGCTGCTGGAAGCAAAATCCTGGTCTCTGCCCGTTGTAGCCTATGATTGCCCTACCGGCCCGCAGGAGATCATTAATCAGAATGAAGATGGTTTCCTGGTGCCGATGAACGATCGCGCCACCTTTATTGAAAAAATGAACCAGCTCGCACACAACGATGAGCTGTTCTACGCCATGAGTGAGAAGACCAAAACCACGTCGCTGAAATTTGACGGCAAGGTGATAAAAGAAAGCTGGCTCTCACTGGTTTAA
- a CDS encoding EpsG family protein: MAIYWIVSYTLLIFCIFELATINQLAQPKMQRVMTYFFFLGVVGLIIFAGIRGPNSGMDDSQYLGFFHDFAKQTSMQGYLKVADIYRYENFFMLAAWVLSWFTQESYYFLLFVAFIAVSTNAWVMKKYSPLILCSLCLYSAHLFINKDMNQIRFGLSSAFAVACICSAAGRKYLLAVIFLVLSSQSHSTGYAVLMVTPFLFLKERKYFGLAMVFAAIPLGLIGGKKLFLDSLGIVPVIGDRAMGYSGTVFDQASPVFGLANLKNIAFIGFFTLVYFRKQIEDKDRIAYILFIAYSAGAAVRIVFSDFSILGGRVGNLFLHTEPLLLAFLMTRIRNPILNFGLLFAMVSYYLAYNTILSVQSLNGYSVAPLFRLF, translated from the coding sequence ATGGCCATATATTGGATAGTAAGCTACACACTGCTGATTTTTTGTATTTTTGAACTGGCCACGATTAACCAGTTAGCACAGCCTAAAATGCAACGCGTCATGACCTACTTCTTCTTTCTTGGCGTGGTAGGACTGATTATTTTTGCCGGTATTCGTGGCCCGAACTCCGGGATGGATGATTCGCAATATCTCGGTTTTTTCCATGATTTTGCCAAACAGACCAGCATGCAGGGCTACCTGAAGGTAGCGGACATCTACCGTTATGAAAATTTCTTCATGCTGGCGGCATGGGTGCTCTCCTGGTTCACTCAGGAAAGCTACTACTTCCTGCTGTTCGTGGCGTTTATTGCGGTCTCTACCAACGCCTGGGTGATGAAGAAATATTCACCGCTGATCCTCTGTTCGCTGTGTCTCTATTCAGCACACCTGTTTATTAACAAGGACATGAATCAGATACGCTTCGGGCTGTCGAGTGCGTTTGCCGTGGCCTGTATCTGTTCAGCGGCGGGAAGAAAATATCTGCTGGCCGTGATCTTCCTGGTATTGAGTTCGCAGTCGCACTCAACAGGCTATGCGGTACTGATGGTGACGCCGTTCCTGTTCCTGAAAGAGCGTAAATATTTCGGTCTGGCAATGGTGTTCGCCGCCATCCCGCTGGGGCTTATCGGCGGTAAAAAATTGTTCCTCGACTCGCTGGGCATCGTCCCGGTAATCGGCGACAGGGCAATGGGCTACAGCGGTACGGTGTTTGATCAGGCTTCGCCGGTCTTTGGTCTGGCTAACCTGAAAAACATTGCGTTCATTGGCTTCTTTACCCTGGTCTATTTCCGTAAGCAGATTGAAGATAAGGATCGCATTGCCTATATCCTGTTTATCGCTTATTCAGCCGGTGCGGCGGTGCGTATTGTCTTCTCAGACTTCTCGATTCTGGGAGGCAGGGTAGGGAACCTGTTCCTGCACACCGAGCCGCTGCTGTTAGCGTTCCTGATGACCCGAATACGCAACCCGATACTCAACTTTGGCCTGTTATTCGCCATGGTCTCTTACTACCTGGCCTATAACACCATTCTTTCGGTGCAGTCACTGAACGGCTATAGCGTTGCTCCACTCTTCAGGCTCTTCTGA
- a CDS encoding glycosyltransferase has translation MKLTFFTMRFPVSSETFVLNQVTHFIDSGYDVEIISVFPGDLVNRHGAFDRYNLAEKTHYLLPEEKVTNAEKLKQRLQIVLPKILSMTTLKSFNVGRYGAQSSKLLLPAIVAYAKQTFTADVFLVHFGYAGALANKLRELNVLKGKQATVFHGADISRRHILDEHKQDYANLFRQTELLLPISHLWERKLIAMGCPPEKIHVTRMGIEPEKFNLKVRDALHSPLRIVSVARLTEKKGLGVAVEACKFLKAQGANFEYTIIGNGDMEEELSNTIRTANLQDCVKMVGFKPQEEIKRYLDEADIFLLPSLTAADGDMEGIPVALMEAMAVGLPVVSTDHSGIPELIENNVSGWLAPEGDAKALSEILQKLAKGDVDVAPVVAAARKKVETEFNQHIAYRELAQLLEQLA, from the coding sequence ATGAAACTAACTTTCTTCACAATGCGATTTCCGGTCTCGTCAGAAACTTTCGTGCTGAATCAGGTCACCCATTTTATCGACAGTGGGTATGACGTTGAGATCATCTCGGTGTTTCCTGGCGATCTGGTGAATCGTCATGGTGCGTTCGATCGCTATAATCTGGCAGAGAAAACGCACTACCTGCTGCCGGAAGAGAAGGTGACCAATGCGGAAAAGCTGAAGCAGCGTTTGCAGATTGTGCTGCCTAAGATCCTGAGCATGACCACCCTCAAATCCTTTAACGTTGGGCGCTACGGCGCCCAGTCCAGCAAGCTGTTGCTGCCGGCCATTGTTGCTTATGCAAAGCAGACCTTCACCGCTGACGTTTTTCTGGTGCATTTCGGCTATGCCGGCGCGCTGGCGAACAAACTGCGTGAGCTGAATGTCCTGAAGGGCAAGCAGGCGACCGTGTTCCACGGTGCGGATATCTCCCGTCGTCATATCCTGGACGAGCACAAACAGGATTATGCGAATCTTTTCCGTCAGACGGAACTGCTGCTGCCCATCAGTCATTTGTGGGAGCGCAAACTGATTGCCATGGGCTGTCCGCCAGAGAAGATTCACGTGACCCGCATGGGCATTGAGCCGGAAAAATTCAATCTCAAAGTCCGGGATGCGCTCCATTCTCCGCTGCGTATTGTTTCTGTGGCTCGCCTGACCGAGAAAAAAGGTCTGGGCGTGGCGGTAGAAGCGTGCAAATTCCTGAAGGCGCAGGGTGCCAACTTCGAATACACCATTATTGGCAATGGTGATATGGAAGAGGAGCTGAGCAACACTATCCGCACGGCGAATCTGCAAGATTGCGTCAAAATGGTGGGCTTTAAGCCGCAGGAAGAGATTAAACGCTACCTGGATGAGGCGGATATTTTCCTGCTGCCTTCTCTTACCGCTGCGGATGGCGATATGGAAGGCATCCCGGTGGCGCTGATGGAGGCGATGGCAGTGGGTCTGCCGGTGGTCTCAACCGATCACAGCGGTATCCCGGAGCTGATTGAGAATAATGTCTCTGGCTGGCTGGCACCGGAAGGGGACGCCAAAGCCTTAAGCGAGATCTTACAGAAGCTGGCGAAAGGTGATGTGGATGTCGCCCCGGTCGTCGCGGCGGCGAGAAAGAAAGTTGAAACGGAATTCAACCAGCATATTGCCTACCGTGAGCTGGCACAACTGTTGGAGCAACTGGCGTGA
- a CDS encoding glycosyltransferase family 2 protein translates to MTNQIGTVGIIIPMYNARNTVLRAVQSVLDQTWTDWRIYLINDKSTDDSLAFVQEHCRDPRITILNNEVNLGAAETRNVGLKAAQEEIIAFLDSDDEWEKDKLMLQTQALAAGDDLVISHYGYKSRTKAYDVTYGKPYLMKENFVKKQFRICFSSVCYRRPARNILFQKKGHEDFLFLYELFDQYKQARVINQNLVIYYELGDSLSRNKNKAAKWHLDLLRFIYKNNPLKVYYYYVWYMVNGVLFTLKHR, encoded by the coding sequence ATGACTAATCAAATCGGCACAGTGGGCATTATCATTCCTATGTACAATGCGCGGAATACCGTTCTGCGGGCAGTACAATCGGTACTTGATCAAACCTGGACAGACTGGCGAATCTATCTGATTAATGATAAGTCCACCGACGACTCGCTGGCCTTTGTGCAGGAGCACTGCCGCGATCCACGCATTACTATCCTCAACAACGAGGTTAACCTCGGCGCCGCAGAGACTCGCAACGTGGGATTAAAAGCGGCGCAGGAAGAGATCATCGCCTTTCTTGACAGCGATGATGAGTGGGAAAAAGATAAACTGATGTTGCAGACTCAGGCGCTGGCCGCCGGTGACGATCTGGTTATCTCCCACTATGGCTATAAATCCCGCACCAAAGCCTACGATGTGACCTACGGCAAGCCTTATCTGATGAAAGAGAACTTTGTGAAAAAGCAGTTCCGTATCTGCTTTTCATCAGTCTGCTACCGTCGCCCGGCGCGGAATATTCTCTTTCAAAAGAAGGGGCATGAGGACTTTTTATTCCTCTATGAGCTGTTTGACCAGTACAAACAGGCGCGGGTAATCAATCAAAATTTAGTCATCTACTATGAGCTGGGTGACTCGCTGTCGCGGAACAAAAATAAAGCAGCGAAGTGGCACCTCGATTTATTAAGATTTATCTATAAAAACAATCCACTAAAAGTGTATTACTATTACGTCTGGTACATGGTTAACGGCGTTTTATTCACGCTTAAGCATCGGTGA